One genomic region from Epinephelus moara isolate mb chromosome 8, YSFRI_EMoa_1.0, whole genome shotgun sequence encodes:
- the ncaph gene encoding condensin complex subunit 2, translated as MSAASTPASHIRSGWTSSSLKNKGLSPAACSTPLLAAFPGNDDEQERRQRRRSRVIDLQAATDSSFNDSAAHSASGTPAAVPKLSNAQISEHYSTCIKLSTENKITTKNAFGLHLIDYMADILKQKDSELTNFKVAAGTLDASTKIYAVRVDAVHADAYRVLGGLGAETKPGEDHGVGEDRDNDGVAASEVTAKQPKKKRPPKKTVEQNLSNINSAESERKCEVDPMFQRMASSFDESSTAGVFLSVLFSENSRCELLFPSYMTLLQSRPSYSPPPPQGVPASPFMAGLQRSQEKSAICPSLQDFSFTSWNPEQTMNQLLEKMKQGEHVFDVNAEPEPEPEPEEDDCPDFDADYEEGLGDCEEKNKEYKEGCEASGSGKGRDVIPIGEGDIATMCLQLSSQPREYSYFSPRTMATWAGPGYWQFKPKHKLDHLPDKETRKRKPKKTFEIDFNDDVNFDTYFRTTRAATTNTKSALSASNKKTTLPADFQFPPETLSQLSLKPSSSLSQEGQKRLSGELGEGIGDYDYNNANDTANFCPGLQGADSDDDVEGFAGSDDTQPSGDSIPPPSQALEGISTYGEEDLVPEPHRVNKIEINYAKTAKKMDMKRLKNGMWTLLTESPEKPTEEVDTVEKPQVCGEKVFSQTTKTLLQRLPNTMAQNLSVPLAFVALLHLANEKNLELVKVDDMSDIIIRQGR; from the exons ATGAGTGCAGCCTCCACACCCGCCTCCCATATACGTTCAGGATGGACGTCGTCCTCATTGAAGAACAAGGGTCTGTCCCCTGCAGCCTGCAGCACTCCACTGCTGGCAGCCTTTCCCGGCAATGATGATGAGCAGGAACGACGTCAGCGCCGGAGGTCAAGAGTCATTGACCTTCAGGCTGCTACTGACTCCTCCTTTAATGACTCTGCAGCTCATAG CGCCTCGGGGACACCTGCTGCCGTGCCCAAGCTGTCAAATGCACAGATCTCAGAGCATTACTCCACCTGCATAAAACTCTCCACTGAGAAT AAAATCACCACGAAAAATGCCTTTGGTCTGCATCTGATTGATTACATGGCTGATATTCTCAAACAGAAGGATTCTGAGCTCACAAACTTCAAG GTGGCAGCTGGCACTTTAGATGCCAGTACAAAGATCTATGCTGTGAGGGTGGATGCTGTTCATGCTGACGCTTACAGAGTGCTGGGTGGCCTGGGGGCAGAGACCAAACCTGGAGAAG ACCACGGTGTTGGGGAAGACAGAGATAATGATGGGGTTGCAGCAAGTGAAGTGACTGCCAAACAGCCAAAGAAAAAGAGACCTCCTAAGAAGACAGTAGAGCAGAACCTGAGCAACATCAATAGTGCCGAGTCTGAGAGGAAGTGTGAG GTGGACCCCATGTTTCAGCGGATGGCCTCATCTTTTGATGAGAGCAGCACGGCCGGCGTCTTCCTGTCAGTTCTCTTCAGCGAGAACAGTCGCTGCGAGCTGCTGTTTCCCTCCTACATGACCCTCCTGCAGTCCAGACCCTCGtactctcctccacctccacaggGAGTCCCTGCATCCCCATTCATGG CCGGACTGCAACGCTCCCAGGAGAAAAGTGCCATCTGCCCCTCGCTGCAGGACTTCTCCTTCACTAGCTGGAACCCTGAGCAG ACCATGAATCAGCTTTTGGAGAAGATGAAGCAAGGCGAACACGTGTTTGATGTGAACGCTGAGCCCGAGCCTGAGCCTGAGCCTGAAGAAGATGACTGCCCTGACTTTGACGCTGACTATGAGGAGGGACTGGGTGactgtgaggagaaaaacaaggaATACAAGGAGGGTTGTGAGGCCTCTGGTTCTGGCAAAGGAAG AGATGTGATTCCAATCGGAGAAGGAGACATCGCCACCATGTGTCTACAGCTGTCCTCTCAGCCCAGGGAGTACTCATACTTCAGCCCCAGGACCATGGCCACATGGGCTGGACCCGGCTACTGGCAGTTCaagccaaagcacaagt TGGACCATTTGCCTGACAAGGAGACGCGTAAACGAAAGCCCAAAAAGACCTTTGAAATAGACTTCAATGATGATGTCAACTTCGACACCTACTTCCGCACCACAAGA GCTGCCACCACTAACACCAAGTCTGCCCTGAGTGCAAGCAATAAGAAAACAACTCTGCCAGCAGACTTCCAGTTTCCCCCAGAGACTCTGTCCCAGCTCAGCCTCAAACCCTCCAGCTCG TTGAGTCAAGAAGGTCAGAAGAGGCTGTCTGGGGAGCTTGGAGAAGGCATTGGAGATTACGACTACAACAACGCCAACGACACAGCCAACTTCTGTCCAGGGCTTCAG GGGGCAGACAGTGATGATGACGTCGAAGGGTTTGCTGGTTCAGACGATACACAGCCTTCAGGTGACAGTATACCACCGCCCTCTCAAGCTCTAGAGGGCATCTCAACCTATGGGGAGGAGGATCTGGTCCCTGAACCACACAGG GTCAACAAGATTGAGATCAACTATGCTAAGACGGCAAAGAAAATGGACATGAAGCGACTCAAGAACGGCATGTGGACTCTCCTGACTGAAAGCCCAGAAAAACCCACAGAG GAGGTGGATACTGTGGAGAAACCACAAGTGTGTGGGGAGAAAGTCTTCAGTCAGACCACAAAGACACTTCTTCAAAG ATTACCAAACACGATGGCTCAGAATCTGTCGGTGCCTCTGGCTTTTGTCGCTCTGCTTCATCTTGCCAATGAAaag aattTGGAGCTGGTGAAGGTTGATGACATGTCAGATATCATCATCAGACAAGGCCGCTGA